TGTGCATGGTCGAGGTTACATTCTGCTTGCTCCACTCAAAAATTACTTTCAGCTCTTCCCAGTAGTTGACATCCTCGAATTCCAGTTGTTCTACGGGAGCGCCGGTTACAATCAAGCCGTCGAACCGGCGGTGGCTGATCTCATCAAAGGTTTTGTAAAAGCTCTTCAAATGCTCTGCCGAAGTATTCTTCGACGTATGGGAGCTGGGGTGCAGCAGAACAACATCCACCTGAAGCGGGGAATTCCCGATAAGGCGCAGCAGCTGGGTCTCAGTAGTTTCTTTGGTAGGCATCAGATTCAGGATGGCGATCCGCAGAGGACGGATATCCTGATGGAAGGCCTGGCTTTCATCCATTACAAAAATATTCTCACCGGATAACACTTCTTTGGCCGGCAGGCTGTCGGGAATTTTGATAGGCATTGCTGTTCACTCCTTAACTGAAATGGGGTTCCACTTGGTGGTTAGTACTGAAGCAGGGTAGCGAAAAAAGACCTTTCCCGGGCGAGAAAGGTCATATCATGCAGTCATATGCGCCTCTCTCATCTGCCAGAGAACTTCCGCCGGACGAATAACGCCCTGCAAAGCTTCCGCAAGAATTAGCACCGTGCGTTCACACGCCGGTTGCCGGGTTTCATCGGGCTAGTCCCTCCACCTGCTCTTGATAAGATTTAGCTGTATTCAGTTGAATAACCTTAAGCATCTGAAAGATGCTTTTTCTTAAATTTCACTTTAAATCATGAACCTCCTTTTCGTCAAGTCCATACAATGCTGAAGGGGCCTTATGACAGAAAACAATTTCTCTTGTAAGAGCCATATCCCGGCGTTATACTAGACAAGTGTTTCAACCAAGTGGAAACGGCTTTGCCGTCCCTTTAAAGGACGGTACCGTTTCAGCGAGAAATATAAGGATAAGGTATCGTGTGAAACCTATACATTCTTATATTTCAAAATAAACGGCGAAAAGAAGAGGTGAGAGAACAATGGAAGGCGACCCGGGCTCGCGAATAAGCGTGCAGAATGAACAACCACACAGGATTAACATCAGCTTGCCGGCGGCGGGAGCCCTTTTTCTTCATGCTCTCGGACCGTCTTTTGGCCTTCATCCATGATAGTACCACCGGCCAAGCTGATTTTTTCCGTGTGCTGAAATTAGCATACCCCTGGAGAAGACCAGGGACATAAGGAGTGAATCAGATGAAAATCCGGCTGGTGAATGCAGGGGTTTTTACGCCTATTGACAATATTGAAGAAACTTTAACCGCCCCTGCCGAGGGGTTCTACTGGATTGATGCCGATGTGGAGGACCTTGTAGAGCTTCAGCCTATATACGGCCTGCATGATCTGGCTGTGGAAGACTGTCTAAGCGAAGAGGATCAGCGTCCGAAGCTGGAGATTTATGAGAGTCATTATTTCATCGTGGTGAACAGCATCCGGTTCGATGATGAAGAAATTTTCCTCCGTGCGCTCAACGTGTTCCTTGGCAGACATTATATTATTACCGTTACGAAGCAGAAGATCCATGAGCTGCGCGTCCTGAAGCCCGTACTGTGGGAACAGGAGGTCAGTACGCCTGACCGCTTCCTGTATCTGCTGATCGACCTCGTTGTCGACAACTTCTTCTCGGTCGGTGACCGGATTGAAGCGCGGATCGAGAAGCTGGAGGAAGACATCCTCATGCATACCAAGAAATCGCATCTGAGCGAGATCATCGGTCTGCGCAGTGAGATTCTCTGGCTGAAGAAGATGCTCGGCCCGCAGAAGGAAGTTATCAACACGCTCAACAAAAAGGATCTCCGCCTGATCGACGATCAGCTGCAGAAGTATTTCAGCGATATCTATGAGAATGCGGTCAAGATCTCTGAAACCTTCGAAACGTACCGCGATCTCATGGGCAACTTACGCGAAGCTTATCAGTCCAGTATTGCGAACCGCGCCAATGAAATCATGCGTGTATTTACGGCAATTACCACCATATTCATGCCGCTGACCGTGATTACCGGGATCTACGGCATGAACTTTGACAATATCCCGGAGATCCACACCGAGTACGGCTACTATGGCGTCATTGCCGTCATGGTGACGCTAGGCTGCGGAATGCTCATTATCTTCCGTAAGAAGGAGTGGCTATGAAGCAGGGCGGACGAATACGAAGGACGAAGGCACCGTATACCCGGCTATTCCGGGACCCGGGGAGCCTTCGTCTTGTTGCTG
The sequence above is a segment of the Paenibacillus sp. FSL R7-0204 genome. Coding sequences within it:
- the corA gene encoding magnesium/cobalt transporter CorA, giving the protein MKIRLVNAGVFTPIDNIEETLTAPAEGFYWIDADVEDLVELQPIYGLHDLAVEDCLSEEDQRPKLEIYESHYFIVVNSIRFDDEEIFLRALNVFLGRHYIITVTKQKIHELRVLKPVLWEQEVSTPDRFLYLLIDLVVDNFFSVGDRIEARIEKLEEDILMHTKKSHLSEIIGLRSEILWLKKMLGPQKEVINTLNKKDLRLIDDQLQKYFSDIYENAVKISETFETYRDLMGNLREAYQSSIANRANEIMRVFTAITTIFMPLTVITGIYGMNFDNIPEIHTEYGYYGVIAVMVTLGCGMLIIFRKKEWL